In Arthrobacter sp. SLBN-112, a genomic segment contains:
- a CDS encoding chain-length determining protein — MTPVSVLKILWRHKVSMITVVVLTLVAAAYVFFYAPRSYMASTVYVLVTPRVPSVEEMRTDPALAAANSDNPYLRSADSSLITQVMATKLSSTDVADSLKATGLSPDYTVTLPATTGAGQLIRMEATGSSPQLAITTAEALGQRLTAKLRDAQKVNGADDRYLFTALQIDPPSKATEQFSSRLRSMIVVLIGGVILLFGAVSIARMLESSRAAKKDAADKAKPVSRRRRSGDRHAVPEASAMDGDGEPGGGSAVRARSVEDRKPRKYAVAGMHDSPFLLPQHELQDLSFDEQRSDVPVKR, encoded by the coding sequence ATGACTCCCGTCTCGGTTCTCAAAATCCTGTGGCGCCACAAGGTCTCGATGATTACCGTCGTCGTGCTCACCCTTGTAGCGGCCGCCTATGTCTTCTTCTATGCGCCCCGGAGCTACATGGCTTCGACCGTCTACGTCCTGGTGACGCCCCGGGTGCCCAGCGTGGAAGAAATGCGCACCGACCCCGCACTCGCCGCTGCAAACTCGGACAACCCCTACCTGCGCTCGGCGGACAGCTCCCTGATCACCCAGGTGATGGCGACGAAATTGAGTTCGACCGACGTCGCCGACTCGCTCAAGGCCACCGGATTGTCACCGGATTACACCGTGACCCTGCCGGCCACCACTGGTGCCGGCCAACTCATCAGGATGGAGGCCACGGGATCCAGCCCGCAGTTGGCCATTACCACCGCCGAAGCCCTGGGCCAGCGTCTCACCGCCAAATTGCGGGATGCACAGAAAGTCAACGGGGCTGACGACCGGTATCTCTTCACGGCTCTTCAGATTGACCCGCCCAGCAAGGCGACAGAGCAATTCTCCAGTCGCCTCCGTTCCATGATCGTAGTGCTGATTGGCGGGGTCATCCTCCTGTTTGGCGCTGTCTCAATCGCCAGGATGCTGGAAAGTTCGCGGGCAGCCAAGAAGGACGCCGCGGACAAGGCCAAGCCGGTGTCCCGGCGCAGGCGCTCCGGGGACCGCCACGCCGTACCGGAAGCCTCCGCCATGGACGGTGACGGGGAACCGGGCGGCGGCAGCGCAGTGAGGGCACGGTCAGTGGAGGACAGGAAGCCCCGGAAATATGCCGTGGCAGGCATGCATGACTCGCCGTTCCTGCTGCCACAGCACGAGCTGCAGGACCTTTCCTTCGACGAGCAGCGCTCCGATGTCCCGGTCAAACGCTGA
- a CDS encoding lipopolysaccharide biosynthesis protein: protein MKRPGPASVQEAAQQNPSGATSALGWSLLNTAVARFGTLGIGIVLARLLGPDSYGSFAVAMVALLAVLTINELGVSLAIVRWPEDPARIAPTVTTISILSSAVLCVGGLAAAPWFADRMGDPGATDVVRVMVCCVLVSGVVATPAALMQRAFDQRTKMLIDQVNVWVGAIVSICLVLAGVGAMSLAVGRLAGTVAGGLLFVLKSPLPLRLGLDRSVLMPLLRFGLPLAGTSIIVFCVGYLDQLVTGSTLGPVRLGMYVLAFNLSSWPVTMFSQPLRSVAPVVLSRLQHDPERMRSTVTALIGVMTCVVFPAVTFLAAESETIVRIVYGDVWAGASAALFWLAMAAGLRILFELIYDYLVVAGMTGSIMSIQVCWLVALIPALILGAGSGIAGVAMAQFLVVAALVLPLYLWRLRAVGVPPIRVLRQLLLPSAASAALLAVSALLGRMELAVPWALLISGAAAGSITAGLLWVKRTDVATLKKLGRSGGLAEHQR from the coding sequence ATGAAGCGGCCCGGCCCGGCATCCGTCCAGGAGGCCGCGCAGCAGAACCCGTCCGGTGCCACCTCGGCACTGGGCTGGAGCCTGCTGAACACCGCGGTGGCCAGGTTCGGCACGCTGGGAATTGGCATCGTCCTGGCCCGCTTGCTGGGCCCGGACTCATACGGCAGCTTCGCGGTTGCCATGGTGGCCTTGCTCGCCGTCCTGACCATCAACGAACTGGGGGTAAGCCTTGCCATCGTGAGGTGGCCGGAGGATCCCGCACGGATCGCACCGACCGTGACCACCATCTCGATCCTCTCCAGCGCGGTGCTCTGTGTGGGCGGCCTTGCCGCCGCCCCATGGTTTGCGGACCGCATGGGCGACCCCGGTGCAACTGACGTGGTCAGGGTCATGGTGTGCTGCGTCCTGGTCAGCGGTGTCGTCGCTACGCCGGCAGCACTGATGCAGCGGGCATTTGACCAGAGAACGAAGATGCTCATCGACCAGGTGAATGTCTGGGTGGGGGCCATCGTCTCGATCTGCCTGGTCTTGGCCGGCGTGGGCGCAATGAGCCTGGCTGTCGGCCGGCTGGCAGGGACGGTGGCCGGCGGGCTGCTCTTCGTCCTCAAGTCGCCGCTCCCCCTGCGCCTGGGCCTGGACCGCAGCGTCCTGATGCCGCTGCTGCGGTTCGGGCTTCCCTTGGCAGGGACCAGCATCATCGTGTTTTGTGTCGGCTACCTGGACCAATTGGTGACAGGCAGCACGCTCGGTCCGGTCAGGTTGGGAATGTACGTCCTGGCCTTCAACCTCTCGAGCTGGCCGGTGACCATGTTCTCCCAGCCGCTGCGAAGCGTGGCTCCCGTGGTGCTTTCCCGGCTGCAGCATGACCCCGAAAGAATGCGCTCCACAGTGACGGCCCTGATCGGCGTGATGACGTGCGTTGTCTTCCCTGCCGTCACGTTCCTGGCAGCAGAGTCCGAAACCATCGTCCGGATTGTGTACGGCGATGTCTGGGCGGGTGCAAGCGCCGCCCTGTTTTGGCTTGCCATGGCGGCGGGACTGAGGATCCTGTTCGAGCTGATCTACGACTACCTGGTCGTTGCGGGAATGACAGGGTCCATCATGTCCATTCAGGTGTGCTGGCTGGTGGCCCTGATACCGGCCCTGATCCTCGGCGCCGGCTCCGGCATCGCCGGCGTGGCCATGGCCCAATTCCTCGTCGTCGCCGCGCTGGTCCTGCCCCTGTACCTCTGGCGGTTGCGCGCCGTGGGTGTCCCGCCGATCAGGGTGCTCCGCCAACTGCTGTTGCCCTCGGCCGCCTCGGCAGCGCTGTTGGCCGTCTCCGCCCTCCTCGGCCGGATGGAACTCGCCGTCCCATGGGCGCTGCTGATCTCCGGGGCTGCTGCCGGCTCCATCACTGCGGGCCTGCTGTGGGTCAAGCGCACCGACGTTGCCACGTTGAAGAAACTGGGGAGGAGCGGGGGCCTTGCAGAGCATCAGCGGTAA
- a CDS encoding DegT/DnrJ/EryC1/StrS family aminotransferase translates to MNSDVDVQAVPLVDLAAQQAEIHDEVMAELDTVLSSASFIGGPAVASFEAAYASFLGARHCAGVANGTDALELALRAGGVRPGGEVILPANTFIATAEAVSRIGAVPVPVDVDPSYLLIDPDAVAAAVTSRTQAIVPVHLFGQTAFVEQLIPVADSCGAVIIEDAAQSQGATRFGRHAGTWGLAAGTSFYPGKNLGAAGDAGAVLTSDPDVDAQVRLLGAHGSSVKYRHDAIGFNSRLDTVQAVVLKAKLARLQGWNLRRRAAAERYAALLADVPGVELPREAPGNADVWHLYVVRVQHRDAVLESLHAAGIQAGIHYPVPVHRSGAYAGRTIGSFPVAEEAAGRILSLPLFPHITAEQQERVAGALSCAVAKP, encoded by the coding sequence ATGAATTCCGACGTGGATGTGCAGGCGGTCCCGCTGGTGGACCTGGCAGCCCAGCAGGCTGAAATCCATGATGAGGTCATGGCCGAACTGGACACGGTCCTGAGTTCGGCTTCCTTCATTGGCGGCCCGGCCGTCGCCTCGTTCGAGGCGGCGTACGCCTCTTTCCTGGGCGCGCGGCACTGCGCCGGCGTTGCGAACGGAACGGACGCGCTGGAACTTGCGCTGCGGGCTGGCGGCGTGCGGCCAGGCGGGGAAGTCATCCTGCCTGCCAACACCTTCATCGCCACGGCGGAGGCAGTCAGCCGGATCGGGGCAGTCCCGGTGCCTGTCGACGTCGACCCTTCCTATCTCCTGATCGATCCCGACGCCGTGGCCGCCGCAGTCACCTCCCGCACGCAGGCCATCGTGCCGGTCCACTTGTTCGGGCAAACCGCCTTCGTGGAACAGCTGATCCCTGTTGCGGACTCCTGCGGCGCGGTGATCATCGAGGACGCCGCCCAGTCCCAGGGCGCAACACGGTTTGGCCGGCATGCCGGAACGTGGGGCCTTGCCGCCGGTACCAGCTTCTACCCTGGCAAGAATCTTGGTGCGGCCGGGGACGCGGGAGCGGTGCTGACGTCCGACCCCGATGTTGATGCCCAGGTCCGGTTGCTGGGTGCGCACGGGAGTTCGGTGAAGTACCGGCACGACGCCATCGGGTTCAACTCGCGCCTGGATACCGTCCAGGCCGTGGTCCTTAAAGCGAAGCTGGCGAGGTTGCAGGGCTGGAACCTGCGGCGGCGGGCAGCGGCGGAACGCTATGCCGCGTTGCTGGCAGATGTGCCGGGCGTTGAGCTCCCGCGTGAGGCGCCCGGGAACGCGGATGTGTGGCACCTGTACGTGGTGCGGGTCCAGCACCGGGACGCCGTCCTTGAGTCACTGCACGCGGCCGGGATCCAGGCAGGAATCCACTACCCGGTTCCGGTGCACCGCAGCGGGGCATATGCGGGCCGGACTATCGGTTCATTCCCCGTCGCCGAGGAGGCTGCCGGCCGGATCCTGTCGCTTCCGCTGTTCCCGCATATCACTGCCGAACAGCAGGAACGGGTTGCTGGGGCGCTGTCATGCGCAGTGGCGAAGCCGTAG
- a CDS encoding acetyltransferase, whose protein sequence is MSELILIAASGLAREVLAMVRSSGQYDVVGLLDDDREMAGVTVDGAPVLGTIDDAAKYTHAFVLVCIGSGRVRESVVERLTAMGLTEARYATAVDPSVQYPEGCRVGRGSILLRNVTLTAAVTLGSHVVAMPSVTFTHDDDVADFATFAAGVSLGGGVRIGRAAYLGMNASVRERTSVGAYATVGMGAAVLSNVPDGQTWVGVPAREIDGERFSVGGIS, encoded by the coding sequence GTGAGCGAGTTGATCCTGATAGCTGCCAGCGGCCTGGCCCGCGAAGTCCTGGCGATGGTGCGCAGCAGCGGCCAGTACGACGTCGTCGGCCTGCTGGACGACGACAGGGAAATGGCAGGCGTCACCGTGGACGGGGCCCCGGTCCTGGGGACCATTGATGACGCCGCGAAGTACACGCACGCGTTTGTCCTGGTGTGCATTGGTTCCGGGCGGGTCAGGGAATCGGTGGTGGAGCGGCTGACGGCCATGGGTCTCACGGAGGCACGCTATGCGACGGCGGTCGACCCCTCGGTCCAATATCCGGAAGGATGCCGGGTGGGCAGGGGAAGCATCCTGCTCCGGAATGTCACCCTCACCGCAGCCGTCACCCTGGGATCACACGTGGTTGCCATGCCCTCGGTGACGTTCACGCACGACGACGACGTGGCGGACTTCGCCACCTTCGCTGCGGGAGTGTCGCTGGGCGGCGGAGTCCGGATTGGCCGGGCAGCCTACCTGGGCATGAACGCCAGCGTGCGGGAACGCACTTCCGTGGGGGCGTACGCCACCGTGGGGATGGGAGCGGCCGTGCTGAGCAACGTACCCGACGGGCAGACGTGGGTTGGGGTGCCCGCCCGTGAAATTGACGGCGAACGATTCAGTGTTGGGGGAATTTCATGA
- a CDS encoding O-antigen ligase family protein — translation MGKHLPAPSVLGPEVRLDEPLRVDGADQKPPLLLRVTAVACFVFPSNLVLEPLGAAGYVAHILALLVFALWVTSVMLGLHKTIDREHPGRFALAALFAVSCASYAAMYVGISGGTTDATRASADRWMLLMVASSGLVLVTTETTRTVDAAMMLVRSLLRGAVFCSIVAVIQFTTHVDPMAWFQGVLPGFKDNGGNQPFQERGSFLRVAGSTFHPIELGVIASMLLPLSLWRALYDRSGRKWMHWTGTGFIVFAIAATISRSAVLGVLTVALVFFPFLPSRSRQWTVLGFAGAATLLFLAVPGFVATLFGSVTAGTADPSITARLEDYPRVEAMVSARPWLGIGPGAYLARNAIEVLDNQYLKTIVEMGVPGFLALLLYMVVPGIAAWLAAFNAKEERLKTLAAAVAAACLVAAPASAAFDSLGFPVLALVYPMCVGLSGTVWLLVAGERRALGPTTKEQGSNLAESERLP, via the coding sequence GTGGGAAAGCATCTGCCAGCTCCATCCGTGCTGGGTCCGGAAGTCCGACTGGACGAACCCCTGCGCGTTGACGGCGCGGACCAAAAACCACCGCTGCTCCTGCGGGTGACGGCTGTGGCCTGTTTTGTCTTCCCCTCCAATTTGGTGTTGGAACCGCTGGGTGCCGCAGGCTACGTGGCACACATACTCGCGCTGCTGGTTTTCGCGCTGTGGGTAACGTCCGTCATGCTTGGCCTCCACAAGACCATCGACCGGGAGCATCCGGGCCGGTTCGCGCTGGCAGCCCTCTTCGCGGTGTCCTGCGCCTCCTACGCCGCCATGTACGTGGGTATCAGCGGGGGCACTACCGATGCAACGCGGGCGAGTGCGGACCGCTGGATGTTGCTGATGGTCGCCTCGTCCGGGCTGGTGCTGGTGACGACTGAGACAACGCGGACCGTCGACGCGGCGATGATGCTGGTGCGTTCGCTCCTGCGCGGTGCCGTCTTCTGCAGCATCGTGGCGGTAATCCAGTTCACCACCCACGTGGACCCCATGGCGTGGTTCCAAGGGGTACTGCCGGGTTTCAAGGACAACGGCGGGAACCAGCCGTTCCAGGAACGCGGAAGCTTCCTCCGGGTTGCCGGCAGCACCTTCCATCCCATCGAGCTGGGAGTCATCGCATCCATGCTCCTTCCCCTGTCCCTTTGGCGCGCGCTGTATGACAGGTCGGGCCGCAAATGGATGCACTGGACAGGGACAGGTTTCATCGTGTTCGCCATCGCTGCGACGATCTCCCGCTCTGCGGTCCTGGGTGTGCTGACCGTGGCCCTGGTCTTCTTCCCGTTCCTGCCCTCCAGGTCCAGGCAGTGGACGGTCCTGGGGTTCGCCGGTGCTGCCACACTCCTGTTCCTGGCAGTGCCCGGATTCGTCGCAACGCTGTTTGGGTCCGTCACGGCGGGGACGGCCGACCCCTCCATCACCGCAAGGCTCGAGGATTACCCCAGGGTGGAAGCCATGGTGTCCGCCCGGCCTTGGCTTGGAATAGGCCCCGGGGCGTACCTGGCGCGGAACGCCATCGAGGTCCTTGACAACCAGTACCTGAAAACGATCGTCGAAATGGGCGTACCAGGATTCCTGGCACTCCTTCTGTACATGGTTGTTCCGGGGATCGCGGCCTGGCTGGCAGCGTTCAACGCCAAGGAAGAACGCTTGAAGACACTGGCGGCAGCAGTCGCGGCCGCCTGCCTGGTGGCCGCTCCCGCGTCAGCCGCCTTTGACTCCCTGGGCTTCCCCGTCCTCGCACTCGTCTACCCCATGTGCGTCGGGCTCTCAGGAACGGTCTGGTTGCTCGTCGCCGGCGAACGGCGGGCACTTGGCCCGACTACCAAGGAACAAGGCTCCAACCTTGCAGAATCTGAAAGGCTCCCATGA
- a CDS encoding glycosyltransferase, with product MSRSNADQERRVPVSVVCVFNNPGVLQECLTASVEAGRRQAVDLDYLPVDNTARQFSSAGAALNHGAALARNDVVVFVHQDVFLHSIPALERVAAAMMADLSLGMVGATGMTGEGRLLGLIRDRIVLSGHQETGLADVDSLDEVLFMMRRDQIRRQPLSEEPDLSWHAYAVEYGARLRSTGSRVAVANIPLTHNSLSINLDRLAEAHLWIAGAYPDQLPIVTTCGTVQQRPRVPSVLAGLVNSQKWRYRWLRESVSARKLRNKSPLRPVTVLGDLRRDIDDICTAAGVGTATVINVLPRSAGGHELGEPLELGRRGVRFRFLAVDAVAVAALVSAQGAGLHRRRDQHQH from the coding sequence ATGTCCCGGTCAAACGCTGACCAGGAGCGGCGCGTCCCGGTCTCTGTGGTCTGCGTCTTCAACAACCCGGGAGTGCTCCAGGAGTGCCTCACGGCTTCCGTTGAGGCAGGCCGCCGTCAAGCGGTGGACCTCGACTACCTGCCCGTGGACAATACGGCACGGCAGTTTTCCTCCGCCGGAGCGGCCTTGAACCACGGCGCTGCATTGGCGCGGAACGATGTGGTGGTTTTTGTCCACCAGGATGTGTTCCTGCACTCCATCCCGGCGTTGGAGAGGGTTGCCGCGGCCATGATGGCAGATCTGTCCCTGGGCATGGTCGGCGCAACCGGAATGACCGGAGAAGGCCGCCTCCTGGGGCTGATCCGCGACCGCATCGTTCTGTCCGGCCACCAGGAGACGGGCCTGGCGGATGTGGACAGCCTGGATGAAGTGCTGTTCATGATGCGGCGGGACCAAATCCGCCGGCAGCCGCTGAGCGAGGAGCCGGACCTGTCATGGCACGCCTACGCTGTGGAATACGGAGCCCGGCTTCGGTCCACAGGCAGCCGCGTGGCGGTGGCTAACATTCCCCTGACCCACAACAGCCTCAGCATCAATCTGGACCGGTTGGCTGAGGCACACCTGTGGATAGCCGGAGCGTATCCGGATCAACTGCCGATCGTGACCACGTGCGGCACCGTGCAGCAACGCCCCCGCGTTCCCTCCGTCCTTGCCGGCCTGGTGAACTCGCAGAAGTGGCGTTACCGATGGCTCCGGGAATCGGTATCTGCCCGCAAGCTCCGCAACAAATCCCCGCTGCGCCCGGTAACGGTCCTCGGCGACCTTCGCCGCGACATCGACGACATCTGCACCGCCGCCGGCGTCGGCACTGCCACGGTGATCAATGTGCTTCCCCGCAGCGCCGGTGGGCATGAACTGGGCGAGCCCCTGGAACTGGGCCGGCGAGGTGTCCGGTTCCGCTTCCTGGCAGTGGATGCGGTTGCCGTTGCTGCCCTGGTGTCGGCCCAAGGGGCCGGACTCCACCGTCGCCGTGACCAACATCAGCATTGA
- a CDS encoding glycosyltransferase family 4 protein: protein MQSISGNRDTFETLVATAGLLAAAGQWERAAVQAQLAARFAWTDHTGYFGHQGLEDVLGKLRYSIAHPLPAAPGKAARRRVVHVATQLYGTGGHTQSIAHWIRQDPDSRHQVVVTRQGSTECPAKIAACLSDPRDLLLLDRRHGGLIKRAAELRRIIALADVVIVHAHPHDVVPSLALGVPGTAPAVYVNHADHVFWQGTSAAALVLCLRESGRDLAVHRRGMDANRCVVANRPLELAPAGAADDSQKSAARTGWGVQDTDFVVVSAAAGSKYDPVGPDSLIDLFRSFLLRRPNARLLVAGPSPTGAWAAAAAATGGRIRAVGRLANISTLLSIADAYVDSFPFASLTSMLEAGAHGLPLVTFRGHPAECAVLGSDTPGLEDLLLAPSTPAGFASALAGLADSDSTRTARGAATRTAILDGHSPSAWRETAERVYAQAALARTAPVATVQTPWGEGPLDRLVGLVQQETGFAGLDAAWADIMPLLGTPQRIKQWAAWRTSPHVGLAQLVPDRSRAWMSDTRRRLIQPS from the coding sequence TTGCAGAGCATCAGCGGTAACCGGGACACCTTTGAAACCCTGGTGGCGACTGCAGGCCTCCTGGCGGCAGCCGGGCAGTGGGAGCGGGCGGCGGTGCAGGCGCAGCTTGCCGCCCGCTTCGCCTGGACCGACCACACCGGCTATTTCGGCCACCAGGGGCTGGAAGACGTCCTGGGCAAGCTCCGGTACTCGATTGCACACCCCCTGCCCGCGGCACCGGGGAAAGCGGCCAGGCGCCGGGTGGTCCACGTGGCCACGCAGCTGTACGGCACCGGCGGCCATACCCAGAGCATTGCGCACTGGATCCGGCAGGATCCGGACTCGCGCCATCAAGTGGTTGTCACCCGCCAAGGCAGCACCGAATGTCCGGCCAAAATTGCGGCCTGCCTTTCGGATCCCCGGGACCTGCTTCTCCTGGACCGCCGGCACGGTGGACTGATCAAGAGGGCCGCCGAATTGCGCCGGATCATCGCGTTGGCCGACGTCGTTATCGTGCACGCACACCCGCACGACGTCGTCCCTTCCCTCGCGTTAGGCGTCCCCGGCACGGCCCCCGCCGTGTACGTCAACCATGCCGACCACGTCTTTTGGCAGGGGACGTCTGCCGCTGCCCTCGTCCTGTGCCTGCGGGAAAGTGGTCGGGACCTGGCCGTCCACCGCCGGGGAATGGATGCCAACCGCTGCGTGGTGGCCAACCGGCCACTCGAACTTGCACCCGCCGGGGCAGCCGATGACTCGCAGAAGTCGGCTGCACGGACCGGCTGGGGCGTCCAGGATACGGATTTCGTGGTGGTGTCTGCCGCGGCAGGCAGCAAATACGATCCCGTCGGCCCGGACTCGCTGATAGACCTGTTCCGGTCGTTCCTGCTCCGTCGGCCAAATGCGCGCCTCCTCGTCGCGGGCCCTTCGCCCACCGGAGCCTGGGCCGCGGCGGCGGCTGCCACCGGCGGAAGAATCCGTGCCGTCGGGAGGCTCGCCAACATCTCAACACTGCTGTCCATCGCCGATGCCTACGTGGACTCCTTCCCCTTCGCTTCGCTGACATCAATGCTGGAGGCCGGAGCACACGGGCTGCCGCTGGTGACGTTCAGGGGCCATCCGGCCGAATGCGCAGTCCTTGGATCGGATACGCCGGGCCTGGAGGACCTACTCCTCGCGCCGTCGACACCCGCAGGGTTTGCGTCCGCCCTGGCTGGACTGGCAGATTCGGATTCCACCAGGACGGCGCGGGGGGCAGCCACCCGAACGGCAATCCTCGACGGCCACAGCCCCTCAGCCTGGCGGGAGACGGCGGAACGGGTCTATGCCCAGGCCGCCCTGGCGCGAACTGCTCCGGTTGCGACCGTGCAGACTCCCTGGGGAGAGGGACCTCTTGACCGGCTGGTGGGGTTGGTGCAGCAGGAAACCGGGTTTGCCGGACTGGACGCGGCCTGGGCGGACATCATGCCCTTGCTTGGAACCCCACAGCGCATCAAACAGTGGGCGGCCTGGCGCACGTCACCCCATGTTGGCCTCGCACAGTTGGTTCCGGACCGGAGCCGCGCGTGGATGTCAGACACGCGCAGGCGCCTCATCCAACCTTCATAG
- a CDS encoding DegT/DnrJ/EryC1/StrS family aminotransferase: MTAEPVLARINVMKPWLGDEEARALAEVVASGWVAQGPKVKEFESRFAEYQGVRHAVATSSCTTALHLALVVAGIGPGDDVVVPSLSFIATANAVTYVGARPVFCDVDPATGNVTAETLHAALTLDTRAVIVVDQGGVPLDLDPIRELCDRHEIMVIEDAACAVGSMYKGKPVGAGADVAVWSFHPRKILTTGEGGMLTTNRADWAARARTLREHSMSVSAADRHGSLLAPPEVYLEVGFNYRMTDLQAAVGIVQLGRLPEVLERRRNIAARYVAGLSRVPGLRLVSDPPYGTTNFQSFWVEVLPSFGTTRDGLMELLADAGISARRGIMAAHRQPAYRWRNSGGSLLPQTERLNDRTLILPVYHELDEDGLDRIIGTIRGAAAGMRT; this comes from the coding sequence ATGACTGCCGAACCAGTCCTCGCCCGGATCAATGTCATGAAGCCCTGGCTCGGTGACGAGGAAGCCAGGGCTTTGGCCGAGGTGGTGGCATCCGGCTGGGTGGCGCAAGGCCCCAAGGTCAAGGAGTTCGAGTCCCGGTTCGCCGAGTACCAGGGCGTCCGCCACGCGGTGGCCACCTCCAGCTGCACCACGGCCCTGCACCTCGCCCTGGTCGTGGCGGGAATCGGCCCCGGGGACGACGTTGTGGTGCCCTCCCTGTCCTTCATTGCCACGGCCAACGCGGTGACCTACGTCGGTGCCCGGCCCGTGTTCTGCGACGTGGACCCGGCCACCGGGAACGTGACGGCGGAAACCCTGCACGCCGCCCTCACGCTGGACACCAGGGCCGTGATCGTGGTGGACCAGGGCGGCGTGCCGCTGGACCTGGACCCCATCCGCGAACTCTGCGACCGGCACGAGATCATGGTGATCGAGGACGCGGCATGTGCGGTGGGGTCGATGTACAAGGGCAAGCCGGTGGGCGCGGGCGCGGACGTGGCGGTGTGGTCCTTCCATCCGCGCAAGATCCTCACCACCGGTGAGGGCGGCATGCTCACCACCAACCGGGCCGATTGGGCGGCCAGGGCCAGGACGCTGCGGGAGCACTCCATGAGCGTGTCCGCCGCGGACCGGCACGGATCGCTCCTGGCCCCTCCGGAGGTGTACCTGGAGGTGGGGTTCAACTACCGGATGACGGACCTGCAGGCCGCCGTCGGAATCGTCCAGCTGGGCCGGCTGCCGGAGGTGCTGGAGCGGCGGCGGAATATTGCGGCCCGCTACGTTGCAGGCCTTTCCCGGGTCCCGGGCCTCCGCCTGGTGTCGGACCCGCCATACGGCACCACGAATTTCCAGTCCTTCTGGGTGGAAGTGCTGCCCAGCTTTGGGACGACGCGGGACGGGCTGATGGAGCTGTTGGCGGACGCCGGGATCTCGGCCCGGAGGGGCATCATGGCCGCACACCGCCAGCCGGCCTACCGGTGGCGTAACTCGGGCGGCTCCCTCCTGCCGCAGACCGAACGGCTCAACGACAGGACCTTGATCCTTCCCGTTTACCACGAACTGGACGAAGACGGGCTGGACAGGATCATCGGCACCATCCGTGGGGCAGCCGCAGGGATGCGCACGTGA
- a CDS encoding NAD-dependent epimerase/dehydratase family protein, with amino-acid sequence MSPLEGANVLVTGGAGTIGSTLVDALLAAGVERIDVLDNLVRGRLDNLSGALAAGQVELVQGSIQDRDLVHDLTRGKDLVFHQAAIRITQCAEEPRLALEVLVDGTFNVLEAAAEHKVAKLVAASSASVYGMAEEFPTTERHHHANNDTFYGAAKSFNEGMARSFRAMTGLDYVMLRYFNVYGPRMDVHGLYTEVLVRWMERIMDGQPPLIFGDGLQTMDFIYTADVARANVLAAVSGIAEGTYNVASGTETSLLEMARTLLRVMGSDLSVEHGPARQVNSVVRRLADTSAAARDLGFKAEVELDEGLRQLVRWWMPLRDEIAATRKVGA; translated from the coding sequence GTGAGCCCGCTGGAGGGGGCCAATGTCCTGGTCACCGGCGGCGCCGGCACCATCGGGTCCACCCTGGTGGACGCCCTGCTGGCCGCCGGGGTGGAGCGGATCGACGTCCTGGACAACCTGGTCCGCGGCAGGCTGGACAACCTCTCCGGCGCCCTGGCGGCCGGGCAGGTTGAACTGGTGCAGGGCAGCATCCAGGACCGGGACCTGGTGCATGACCTCACCCGGGGCAAGGACCTGGTATTCCATCAGGCGGCCATCCGGATCACCCAGTGCGCGGAGGAACCCCGGCTGGCACTGGAGGTACTGGTGGACGGAACCTTCAACGTCCTGGAAGCCGCTGCGGAACACAAGGTGGCCAAGCTCGTGGCCGCATCCAGCGCATCGGTCTACGGGATGGCCGAGGAGTTCCCCACCACGGAACGGCACCACCACGCCAACAACGACACGTTCTACGGCGCCGCCAAATCCTTCAACGAAGGAATGGCCCGGAGCTTCCGCGCCATGACGGGCCTTGACTACGTGATGCTGCGCTACTTCAACGTCTACGGGCCCCGAATGGACGTCCACGGCCTGTACACAGAGGTCCTGGTGCGGTGGATGGAACGGATCATGGACGGGCAGCCGCCGCTGATCTTCGGCGACGGCCTCCAGACCATGGACTTCATCTACACCGCGGACGTGGCCCGAGCCAACGTGCTGGCCGCCGTCAGCGGCATTGCCGAAGGAACCTACAATGTGGCCAGCGGGACGGAGACAAGCCTGCTGGAGATGGCACGCACGCTGCTGCGCGTCATGGGCTCGGACCTCAGCGTGGAGCATGGCCCCGCACGGCAGGTGAACAGCGTGGTCCGCCGGCTGGCCGATACGTCCGCGGCCGCCCGCGACCTTGGCTTCAAGGCGGAAGTGGAACTCGACGAAGGACTGCGCCAACTCGTCAGATGGTGGATGCCGCTGCGCGATGAAATTGCCGCCACACGGAAGGTTGGTGCCTGA